One window of the Terriglobia bacterium genome contains the following:
- the lepB gene encoding signal peptidase I produces MAEAVFKKSTAREYFESLVITVILALFGTTFIVQAFKIPTPSMEDNLLVGDHLLVNKFVFGTRGSILDRILPLKNINRGDVIVFRYPKDLTKHYVKRAIGLPGDHIKIIDKQVYINDRPLNETYKIHKAPPGSYADPFRDFFPPKPQAGRLYRSADEDPYWYEDFEKDGEIVVPPNHYFAMGDNRDNSADSRYWGFVPRELIVGKGLIIYWSYETDSDEYRRTDVEDRVQQVMDLFTNFFTKTRWSREFRIIK; encoded by the coding sequence ATGGCTGAAGCGGTCTTCAAAAAATCGACGGCGCGCGAATATTTCGAGTCGCTGGTAATCACCGTTATTCTCGCGCTCTTCGGTACGACGTTCATCGTGCAGGCGTTCAAGATTCCAACGCCTTCGATGGAAGACAATCTTCTCGTCGGCGACCATTTGCTCGTCAATAAATTCGTCTTCGGCACCCGGGGATCGATTCTCGATCGGATTCTCCCTTTGAAGAACATTAACCGGGGCGACGTTATCGTTTTCCGGTATCCGAAGGATCTGACCAAACATTATGTGAAGCGGGCGATCGGCCTGCCGGGCGACCACATCAAGATCATCGACAAACAGGTCTATATCAACGACCGACCACTTAACGAGACCTACAAGATCCACAAAGCCCCGCCGGGATCCTATGCCGATCCTTTCCGCGATTTCTTTCCGCCTAAGCCACAGGCCGGACGGCTCTACCGCAGCGCCGATGAAGATCCTTACTGGTATGAGGACTTCGAAAAAGATGGCGAGATCGTGGTTCCTCCGAACCATTACTTCGCCATGGGCGACAACCGCGATAACAGCGCCGACAGCCGCTACTGGGGATTTGTTCCGCGTGAATTGATTGTCGGAAAAGGGCTGATCATCTACTGGTCGTATGAGACGGATTCGGACGAATACCGTCGAACCGACGTGGAGGATCGTGTTCAGCAGGTCATGGATCTGTTTACAAACTTCTTTACCAAGACACGCTGGTCGCGAGAGTTCCGGATCATCAAGTAG